One region of Kazachstania africana CBS 2517 chromosome 3, complete genome genomic DNA includes:
- the WSC3 gene encoding Wsc3p (similar to Saccharomyces cerevisiae WSC2 (YNL283C) and WSC3 (YOL105C); ancestral locus Anc_3.78) yields the protein MHTNSYSYLLLLALPLFNCILALDQYNYQGCYDASALESSITLTSKGSYLYQSVSYCQEQCSNSNVVALLNGNECFCGDSISFIYSLEKLSSSKCDTACGGWPYQTCGGSSAMDVYIDASVSISSQEQSSQISSSTLKTSSSIKASSETQLATKSSISSSSLSSFTTRITLTPSSAKVAALSSSTKSSSRPISVSSSSLIASPTSSTVPLSSSTKQDITTSSTQTPTVSTTTAIQTAISLQQLSSSDLANVPTSTTSPKAAVTSIHYTTKVVVQSVLTTLNQEATTVIVTSTSIMSSYSTATALSAGANSSMNGKSSTGNSNKLSGGAIAGIVIGVVIGFLMILLILVLIFMYWRKQKKKNMMEKSQVDFEENKQFQPYSFGDEDANPIILPEQSSKTSSWIFSNNNAANISNATKRNSGTQSLQSSKGSKTNSLFGRGSTANVPPPTILEKMSYPSTVFEEPGIYANDQDKNIFSATSLPDLGMDNGVLHIVNPDTPDEISTVDFETDLVNDKAANESF from the coding sequence ATGCACACAAATTCATATTCATATCTACTATTACTAGCATTACCTTTATTTAATTGCATTTTGGCCTTGGATCAATATAATTATCAAGGCTGTTATGACGCATCTGCTTTAGAAAGTTCGATAACATTAACTTCCAAGGGTTCATACCTTTACCAATCTGTATCATATTGTCAGGAGCAATGTTCAAATTCTAATGTAGTAGCACTATTGAATGGTAATGAATGCTTTTGTGGGGATTCCATTTCATTCATATATTCTTTGGAGAAACtatcttcatcaaagtGTGACACTGCATGTGGTGGCTGGCCATATCAAACCTGTGGTGGGAGTTCTGCAATGGATGTATATATTGATGCCTCAGTTTCAATTAGCTCGCAAGAACAAAGTTCCCAAATTAGTAGTTCTACATTAAAGACAAGCTCATCGATAAAAGCATCATCAGAGACACAACTAGCtacaaaatcatcaatcTCGTCCTCATCATTATCGTCGTTCACAACAAGAATAACATTAACTCCTTCCTCCGCAAAGGTTGCGGCATTATCAAGCTCTACTAAATCAAGCAGTCGGCCCATATCGGTTTCTTCAAGTTCTTTAATTGCGTCTCCTACTTCGTCTACAGTGCCACTCAGTTCTAGTACGAAGCAAGATATTACAACTTCAAGTACCCAAACCCCTACTGTTTCAACTACAACCGCTATACAAACTGCCATTTCGTTGCAACAACTAAGCTCTTCTGATCTAGCTAACGTTCCCACATCAACTACTAGTCCTAAAGCTGCAGTTACCTCCATTCACTATACAACCAAGGTGGTAGTTCAATCCGTTCTAACAACATTAAATCAAGAAGCAACCACTGTCATTGTGACCTCTACCTCCATAATGAGCTCTTACTCTACTGCAACTGCTTTATCTGCCGGAGcaaattcatcaatgaaCGGCAAATCAAGCACCGGAAATAGCAACAAATTAAGCGGTGGAGCTATAGCCGGAATAGTAATTGGCGTTGTAATCGGTTTTctgatgattttattaattttagtCCTAATATTTATGTACTGgagaaaacagaaaaagaaaaatatgatggAAAAATCACAGGTTGATTTTGAGGAGAATAAACAATTCCAACCTTACTCCTTCGGTGATGAAGATGCTAACCCAATCATATTGCCAGAACAATCATCAAAGACTAGTAGCTGGATTTTCTCAAACAACAATGCAGCAAATATAAGTAATGCGACCAAGCGTAATTCCGGAACGCAATCCCTTCAATCATCTAAAGGAAGCAAAACAAATTCCTTATTTGGAAGAGGATCGACTGCAAATGTACCTCCACCTActatattagaaaaaatgaGCTACCCGTCTACTGTCTTTGAAGAACCTGGAATTTATGCCAATGATCAAgataaaaatatcttcagcGCTACATCGTTACCTGACCTAGGAATGGACAATGGAGTTTTACACATTGTTAACCCAGATACTCCTGATGAAATAAGTACCgttgattttgaaaccGACTTAGTCAATGATAAAGCCGCCAATGAATCTTTCTAG
- the TPT1 gene encoding tRNA 2'-phosphotransferase (similar to Saccharomyces cerevisiae TPT1 (YOL102C); ancestral locus Anc_3.88) → MDKRDVHISKSLSYLLRHGALKENLLVDNNGYVPVIQLLSHNRLKTHKTTIQDLERVVANNDKQRFKFNEAHDMLAAVQGHSIEITPDSTTLTPIKNLEQLPNALIHGTNLKNLGLILESGGIKKMDRLHIHLSPGIVGVDKEVISGMRKNSTVLIYLRLGDDLIKNLHLYKSLNNVYLCSDTIPLKDFDRIVIRKVTNLEAKYGKTLELLNKFEITYQIE, encoded by the coding sequence ATGGATAAGAGAGATGTgcatatttcaaaatcgtTATCTTATCTACTAAGACATGGCgctttaaaagaaaatttactCGTAGACAACAACGGTTACGTTCCAGTAATACAATTGTTAAGCCATAATAGATTGAAGACACATAAAACGACAATACAGGATTTGGAAAGAGTCGTAGCGAACAATGATAAACAGCgcttcaaattcaatgaagcTCATGATATGCTTGCGGCAGTACAGGGCCATTCAATAGAAATTACTCCAGATTCAACTACCTTGACACCgattaaaaatttggaacAGCTACCGAATGCACTGATCCACGGGACgaatttaaagaatttgGGTCTGATACTAGAAAGTGGTGgtatcaagaaaatggaTAGGTTGCACATCCATTTGTCGCCAGGCATAGTAGGTGTTGACAAAGAAGTAATAAGTGGtatgagaaaaaattcaactGTGTTGATTTATCTTCGGTTGGGCGATGATctaataaagaatttaCACCTCTAcaaatcattgaataaCGTCTATTTATGTAGTGATACTATACCTTTAAAAGACTTTGATAGAATTGTGATTAGAAAGGTCACAAATTTGGAAGCTAAGTACGGGAAAACACTTGAGcttttaaataaatttgaaattacgTATCAAATAGAATAA
- the ITR2 gene encoding myo-inositol transporter ITR2 (similar to Saccharomyces cerevisiae ITR1 (YDR497C) and ITR2 (YOL103W); ancestral locus Anc_3.84), producing the protein MTKISPRRDDEAISSTIVPQFKDDIHSDDTISNHNDIDINSDSDNENFDDDDDRIVIRPVNDEDDTSVMITFNQSVSPFIITLTFVASISGFMFGYDTGYISSALVSIGTDLDNKELTYGDKEFITAATSLGALISSIFAGVAADMYGRKPCLMFSNVMFLIGAILQISASNFWQMTVGRLIMGFGVGIGSLISPLFISEIAPKMLRGRLTVINSLWLTGGQLIAYGCGAGLNHVHNGWRVLVGLSLIPTVVQFTFFFFLPDTPRYYVMKGQFDKAKAVLKKSYHDAPDELIDLKVEELAALNSSIPGKTEFHKAINAVKELHTVPSNFRALLIACGLQGIQQFTGWNSLMYFSSTIFETVGFSNSSAVSIVVSGTNFIFTLVAFFAIDKIGRRYILLIGLPGMTVSLVMCAIAFHFIGITFVGSDAYVQHSGFTSWGIIIIVFIILFAAFYALGIGTVPWQQSELFPQNVRGVGTSFATATNWAGSLVIAATFLTMLQNITPTGTFSFFAALSFVSIFLCYFCYPELSGLELEEVQTILKDGFNIKASKELAERRKKQAARVQDLKFEPTQEITEA; encoded by the coding sequence ATGACAAAAATATCTCCTCGTAGGGATGATGAAGCTATTTCGTCTACTATAGTACCAcaatttaaagatgataTACATTCCGATGATactatttcaaatcataATGATATCGATATTAATTCAGATTCAGACAACGAAAATTTCgacgatgacgatgatAGAATCGTTATCAGACCTgtaaatgatgaagacgatACTTCAGTAATGATCACTTTCAATCAAAGTGTATCTCCATTCATTATTACATTAACTTTTGTAGCATCTATCTCAGGTTTCATGTTCGGTTACGATACTGGTTATATATCAAGTGCTTTGGTGTCCATCGGTACTGATTTGGATAATAAAGAACTAACTTACGGTgataaagaatttatcaCTGCAGCTACGTCTTTAGGTGCTTTAATTTCAAGTATATTCGCCGGTGTTGCTGCTGATATGTACGGTAGAAAACCATGTCTAATGTTTTCCAATGTCATGTTTTTGATTGGTGCTATTTTACAAATTAGTGCAAGCAACTTTTGGCAAATGACAGTTGGTAGATTAATTATGGGGTTCGGTGTTGGTATCGGCTCTTTGATTTCTCCACTTTTTATTAGTGAAATTGCACCAAAAATGCTTAGAGGTAGACTAACAGTCATCAACTCATTATGGCTAACTGGTGGTCAATTAATTGCTTATGGTTGTGGGGCAGGTCTCAATCATGTCCATAACGGTTGGAGAGTACTAGTCGGTCTATCTTTAATTCCAACCGTAGTGCAattcactttcttcttctttttacCTGATACTCCTAGATATTATGTTATGAAAGgtcaatttgataaagcTAAAGCTGttttaaagaaaagttaCCATGATGCCCCTGACGAATTAATCGATTTGaaagttgaagaattgGCTGCATTGAATAGTTCAATTCCAGGTAAGACTGAATTTCACAAGGCTATCAATGCTGTTAAAGAATTACACACAGTTCCATCAAATTTCAGAGCTTTATTAATCGCCTGCGGTTTACAAGGTATCCAACAATTTACTGGTTGGAATTCTTTAATGTATTTTTCAAgtacaatttttgaaactgtcgggttttcaaattcatcagcGGTCTCTATCGTGGTCTCTGGtacaaatttcattttcactcTAGTTGCCTTCTTTGCCATTGATAAAATAGGTCGTAGATACATTCTGTTGATCGGTTTACCAGGTATGACAGTCTCTTTAGTCATGTGTGCAATTGCCTTCCATTTCATTGGTATCACTTTTGTAGGTAGTGACGCTTACGTTCAACATTCAGGTTTTACCAGTTGGggtatcattattattgtatTCATCATATTATTCGCCGCATTCTACGCTTTAGGTATCGGTACCGTTCCATGGCAACAATCTGAATTGTTCCCACAAAATGTAAGAGGTGTAGGAACATCTTTTGCTACTGCAACAAATTGGGCAGGTTCATTAGTTATTGCTGCAACATTTTTAACAATGTTACAAAATATAACACCAACAGGTACTTTCTCCTTCTTTGCCGCTTTATCTTTTGTTTCCATCTTCTTATGTTATTTCTGTTATCCAGAATTATCAGGCCTTGAATTAGAGGAAGTTCAAACGATATTGAAAGACGGTTTCAATATAAAAGCCTCAAAAGAATTGGCCGAAAGGAGGAAGAAACAGGCTGCGAGGGTtcaagatttgaaatttgaaccAACTCAAGAAATTACTGAGGCATGA
- the KAFR0C01450 gene encoding uncharacterized protein yields the protein MSKTEVTLIGYAVDVLREYSCMYKFSYNIIGNRILLQDKDIGTYLSYKKLLTSIKNVYSSNTSSIESLLSADNDDISTLNDDVGKTYSNNHSLLTSLFMKKMLPVTFDTFVLDHLIEMCTVENHPYFEGQFSSIRKPRLIEKICQRFRDKLYSLRSTYHYDEATTLSANTSSTVFSTRYRRREETPMTTFGSTNVFNLFDDAHGCRGDQ from the coding sequence ATGTCAAAAACTGAGGTTACGTTGATAGGTTACGCTGTTGATGTGCTTCGAGAGTATAGCTGTATGTATAAATTCAGCTATAACATAATCGGTAATAGAATCCTTCTGCAGGATAAGGACATAGGTACTTATTTGAGTTATAAGAAACTATTaacttcaataaaaaatgtttATTCAAGTAACACAAGCAGCATAGAGAGTCTGTTGAGCGCTGATAATGACGACATCAGTACTctaaatgatgatgttgGTAAGACGTATAGTAACAATCATTCGTTGCTGACGTCTTTGtttatgaaaaagatgCTGCCAGTTACATTTGATACGTTTGTGCTAGATCATTTGATTGAGATGTGTACTGTTGAAAATCATCCATATTTTGAGGGACAATTCAGTAGTATCAGAAAGCCAAGgctaattgaaaaaatatgccAACGATTCAGAGATAAATTATATAGTTTAAGAAGCACGTATCACTACGATGAAGCGACGACGCTGTCAGCAAATACTTCTAGCACGGTATTTTCAACAAGATACAGAAGAAGAGAGGAAACTCCGATGACTACTTTTGGTTCAACAAATGTATTCAATCTTTTTGATGATGCACACGGCTGTCGTGGTGATCAGTAG
- the IZH4 gene encoding Izh4p (similar to Saccharomyces cerevisiae IZH1 (YDR492W) and IZH4 (YOL101C); ancestral locus Anc_3.90), producing the protein MSTYTITKQIPSAGTITVKNNTENRSETLSGTQNHGLMYVNTAFTILYLFLLVFFTDVYLISRYKSVMTMTDYIIINVYIAICLKFSILNLLKKEKKIMKNLNNLQIISIVSLLYYIYYDNIFYFKVLSLLIFCINLLIQSISIDQVNLSTSITIIYFLPLVSNNRVDSNLLTLEILLNCVTLSLNFSNSKLVVKNFVINSTNLLHLLVIIRSFTKIHN; encoded by the coding sequence ATGAGCACATACACCATAACCAAACAGATCCCCAGCGCAGGTACTATTACTGTCAAGAATAACACTGAGAACCGAAGTGAAACTTTATCAGGGACACAGAATCATGGTCTGATGTATGTAAACACTGCTTTCACCATACTGTACCTCTTCCTTCTAGTTTTCTTCACCGACGTCTATCTGATCTCGAGATACAAGAGTGTCATGACCATGACCGattatattatcatcaaCGTGTATATCGCCATCtgtttgaaattttcaatattaaatttgttgaaaaaggaaaagaagataatgaaaaatttaaacaatttgcaaataatttcaatCGTCTCATTATTGTATTATATCTATTAcgataatatattttatttcaaagtactatcattattaatattctgcataaatttgttgattCAGTCCATATCCATCGACCAAGTTAACTTATCGACTTCGATAAcgataatttattttttaccATTAGTATCAAATAATAGGGTAGATTCAAACTTATTAACATTGGAAATTCTACTTAACTGTGTTACATTAAGCTTAAATTTCAGTAACTCTAAATTGGTCGTAAAAAATTTCGTCATTAATTCTACGAATTTACTTCATTTATTGGTGATTATCAGATCATTTACCAAGATTCATAATTAG
- the NDJ1 gene encoding Ndj1p (similar to Saccharomyces cerevisiae NDJ1 (YOL104C); ancestral locus Anc_3.82), translated as MPLQERSPELDCNYDLVNSTEISVTPIKREWVDITLLSRSSNNNWLKRWYSTSNTGTWPQQFHSIHHLMNHCNLQFESSDLTAPAFKLFKDIYANLQKPSHSYPSPMYHVYFLNDDGNHKDENETLIDQESSVSTFSIDIIPATLNRINKSNPKLMKSIKFYFHTLCFLTDKCQHCDIEEFDLAKSWKRIIDNYINLVCQNYIGTWLQWVNLINENGGKYTLINNRLTDLLNLVMRKFHKVYFVYKDSKTCTIDEFKNKLIKHKHKVTFGVWIDSRNKVLILANSYQKITISTLGLCIEINQSECLVKKLLLFVNLAIIQCLRNELC; from the coding sequence ATGCCCTTGCAGGAAAGGAGTCCTGAACTAGATTGTAATTACGATCTTGTCAATTCAACTGAAATTTCTGTCACCCCAATTAAAAGAGAATGGGTGGATATTACGTTGCTGTCGAGAAGCTCCAATAATAATTGGCTTAAAAGATGGTATTCCACATCCAATACAGGAACTTGGCCCCAACAATTCCACAGTATTCATCATCTCATGAATCACTGTAATTTACAATTCGAGTCTTCAGATCTTACAGCGCCagctttcaaattattcaaagatatcTATGctaatttacaaaaacCATCACATTCATACCCTTCACCAATGTATCACGTATATTTCCTTAATGACGACGGCAATCATaaggatgaaaatgaaacattGATAGATCAAGAGTCATCAGTGTCCACATTTTCCATAGACATAATACCAGCTACGCTCAATAGGATTAATAAATCAAACCCAAAACTAATGAAGTCTATAAAGTTTTACTTTCACACGTTGTGTTTCCTTACAGATAAATGTCAACATtgtgatattgaagaattcgATTTGGCAAAATCATGGAAGAGAATAATAGACAACTATATCAATCTTGTCTGTCAAAATTATATTGGAACTTGGTTACAATGGgtaaatttaataaatgaaaatggagGGAAGTATACTCTTATCAATAATAGATTGACAGATTTACTCAATTTAGTGATGCGGAAATTCCATAAAGTATATTTCGTGTAcaaagattcaaaaacaTGTACAATCGATGAATTCAAGAATAAATTAATCAAACACAAACATAAGGTCACTTTCGGTGTTTGGATAGATAGTAGAAATAAAGTCTTAATTTTGGCAAATAGTTACCAGAAGATAACGATTTCTACCTTAGGACTTTGTATAGAAATTAATCAATCTGAATGTTTGGTTAAAAAGTTATTGCTTTTTGTTAATTTAGCAATCATACAATGTCTTCGAAACGAACTATGTTAA
- the PKH2 gene encoding serine/threonine protein kinase PKH2 (similar to Saccharomyces cerevisiae PKH1 (YDR490C) and PKH2 (YOL100W); ancestral locus Anc_3.92), translating to MVHFVEEELSPTSRPLLPSDKYRLNNMASPGDDGNISPTDFQRRSSSNRNMYDLFISKSNPTVSKALTDTDNFIEDFNRKQKKPESNDKEVEERGEQGWEIKEKKHRRDDSIEDISDTTHDDSVSSDLDNYHGMSLDPSMKKKNEEWAEKGAAKIVKEVTDPKTGEKTKKIIKKGIKDFKFGEMLGDGAYSTVMLATSIDSKKQYAVKVLNKEYLIKQKKVKYVNIEKNALQRINNSKMIVKLFFTFQDESSLYFLLEYCPNGDFLSLMKKYGSLNETVACYYSAQVIDAIDYLHTNGIIHRDIKPENILLDKEFKIKLTDFGTAKILDSSTNNKFDLLTRSKSFVGTAEYVAPELLNDSFVDYRCDVWAFGCILYQMIAGKPPFKATNEYLTFQKVMKVQYAFTAGFPLIIRDLVKKILVKDLNQRPSISQIEKHHFFREKNFQNGSVWSDPVPEISGFKISAKSMQPIPELNKRNNVTYNQLKKTHQITSTGSTTSSKASTTGNQDTANTDSNQATDYVKRPPDERTAAILENARRNINSRREKFGSNRSVSSVNVSGATVAASAALNKKNHPNTNTTPSSSNSNVSSASSIPKPHLKHITTSKSPNVNTSNASTPPSPLVNDYFQQKTASNRSTGNLNIKRRVVTDLPPLPKRSSESDSRNDPNSNSNSNITSTGSVIVPSATAASSLITPTSLDETEREFVPFLVANENILIYHEFNLCSIENTLLEKRINKCNRYLIDPQPFSTVRSTLLSQVARNGGDITGFRSDSHSSETDFYKMNVINYEHISEDYKTYNGDFTSLCYDDDLNSQTLEEKFHSDGSVANINNNNTVFSDKFKKLFHHTKQAEFSTQNQHAQETFNKRMVVITTFGRLLILLKRKINAENDRTFDLYYDIDLCHSGLNIKEISMFRKENDLIVLQTPYKSFLLFDSFGSVSNEEKTGADSWFTVLRKSIRLGKKNKPRSSHAHHQPLSAPTTPRDYPSSAKQNSPSTLREASSPPVSPILPTPKLTSFSKSINTSKSNRTSRIFDSYVHSKEKSFKKPIYPIPASSKLINGLPSTTASSILGLGLSGSSKNNNNASKSGGFSKINSRK from the coding sequence ATGGTACATTTTgtcgaagaagaattgtCTCCCACATCGAGGCCCCTTTTACCAAGCGATAAGTACAGGCTGAATAATATGGCATCGCCTGGTGATGATGGTAATATCAGCCCAACGGACTTCCAAAGAAGGTCATCTTCGAATCGAAATATGTATGACCTATTTATTTCGAAGTCAAATCCAACTGTATCAAAGGCTTTAACCGATACTGATAATTTTATAGAGGATTTTAATAGGAAACAGAAAAAACCTGAatcaaatgataaagaagTGGAAGAACGAGGAGAACAAGGATGGgagataaaagaaaaaaagcaTCGTCGTGATGATTCGATTGAAGATATCAGTGATACTACTCATGATGATTCTGTCTCTTCAGATCTTGACAACTATCATGGTATGTCGCTGGATCCTAgtatgaagaagaaaaatgaagaatggGCTGAAAAAGGTGCAgcaaaaattgttaaagAAGTGACTGATCCGAAGACTGGCGAGAAAAcgaaaaaaatcatcaaaaagGGCatcaaagatttcaagTTTGGTGAAATGTTAGGGGATGGTGCTTATTCTACTGTTATGTTAGCTACTTCTATTGATTCCAAAAAACAATATGCAGTTAAAGTCTTGAACAAAGAGTATCtaataaaacaaaagaaggTGAAATACGTTAATATCGAGAAAAATGCATTACAAAGGATCAATAACTCAAAAATGATAGTTAAACTTTTCTTTACATTTCAAGATGAGTCAAGtttgtattttcttttggaaTATTGTCCTAACGGGGATTTCCTGTCTCTcatgaaaaaatatggatCTTTAAATGAAACTGTGGCTTGTTACTATAGTGCTCAAGTTATTGATGCAATAGATTATTTACACACAAATGGTATAATTCACAGAGATATCAAACCTGAAAATATTCTATTAGACAAAGAGTTTAAGATCAAATTAACAGATTTCGGTACAGccaaaattttggattcAAGTACTAACAATAAGTTTGATCTTTTGACAAGATCAAAGTCTTTTGTTGGAACCGCTGAATATGTCGCGCCAGAATTATTGAACGACAGTTTTGTTGACTATCGATGTGATGTCTGGGCATTTGGCTGTATACTATATCAAATGATCGCGGGCAAACCTCCCTTCAAAGCAACTAACGAGTACCTAACTTTCCAGAAAGTGATGAAAGTACAATATGCTTTTACGGCAGGGTTCCCACTGATTATTAGAGATCttgtaaaaaaaattctagtaaaagatttgaatcAAAGACCATCAATTTCGCAAATTGAAAAGCATCATTTCTTTAGGGAGAAAAACTTTCAGAACGGTTCTGTTTGGTCAGATCCCGTACCTGAAATATCTGGCTTCAAAATTAGTGCAAAATCAATGCAACCAATCCCTGAACTCAATAAACGCAATAATGTCACCTataatcaattgaaaaaaaccCACCAAATTACTTCTACGGGGAGTACAACCTCTTCAAAAGCCTCTACCACGGGGAATCAAGATACGGCAAACACTGACAGCAACCAAGCCACCGACTACGTCAAGAGACCACCTGATGAGAGAACAGCAGCTATCTTGGAGAACGCAAGGAGAAATATCAACAGTAGGCGTGAGAAGTTTGGTAGCAATCGATCTGTATCAAGCGTAAATGTATCAGGAGCTACCGTAGCTGCAAGTGCTGCtctaaataaaaaaaatcatccGAATACAAATACTACACCATCTTCTTCGAACTCCAATGTTTCATCTGCATCAAGTATTCCAAAACCTCATTTGAAACATATTACAACAAGCAAATCACCAAATGTCAATACTAGCAATGCATCAACTCCTCCTTCTCCATTAGTCAATGATTACTTTCAACAAAAGACAGCTAGTAATCGCTCAACTGGcaatttgaatataaagAGACGTGTCGTTACTGATCTTCCACCGTTGCCAAAACGAAGTAGTGAGTCTGACTCTAGGAACGACCCAAACTCAAACTCAAATTCTAATATCACTTCAACTGGAAGTGTAATTGTACCAAGTGCGACAGCAGCTTCAAGCTTAATAACTCCTACTTCATTGGATGAAACCGAAAGGGAATTCGTACCTTTCTTGGTGGCCAACGAAAACATTCTGATATATCATGAATTCAATCTCTGCTCTATCGAAAATACTCTGTTGGAAAAGAGAATAAATAAATGCAATAGATATCTGATCGACCCACAACCTTTCAGTACGGTGAGGTCAACACTTTTATCACAAGTTGCAAGAAACGGTGGTGACATAACAGGGTTCAGATCAGATTCGCACTCATCTGAAACCgatttttacaaaatgaacGTAATTAACTATGAGCATATATCTGAGGACTACAAGACGTACAATGGGGACTTTACTAGTTTATGTTATGATGACGACCTTAACAGTCAAACCCTTGAAGAGAAATTTCACAGCGACGGTTCAGTTGCTAACatcaataacaataacacagtattttctgataaattcaagaaGCTATTCCATCATACAAAACAAGCTGAATTTAGTACTCAAAATCAGCATGCTCAAGAAACTTTCAACAAGAGAATGGTTGTCATCACTACGTTTGGTCGTTTGTTAATTCtactgaaaagaaaaattaacgCGGAGAATGACAGGACATTTGATCTATATTATGATATTGACCTATGCCACAGTGGACTCAACATCAAGGAGATTTCGATGTTcagaaaggaaaatgatttaattGTACTACAGACCCCATACAAATCTTTCCTTTTATTTGACTCTTTTGGTTCAGTTAGCAACGAAGAAAAAACTGGTGCTGATTCATGGTTTACTGTTTTGCGAAAAAGTATAAGACTcggaaaaaagaataagcCAAGATCATCTCATGCACACCACCAACCCCTATCAGCCCCCACAACACCTAGGGATTACCCTTCTAGTGCTAAGCAAAATAGTCCGTCAACGCTTAGAGAAGCTTCCTCGCCTCCTGTATCACCAATATTGCCAACACCAAAGCttacttcattttcaaaatctataAATACATCGAAGTCTAACAGAACTAGTAGGATCTTCGATTCATATGTTCactcaaaagaaaaatcattcaaaaaacCTATTTATCCTATACCGGCATCATCTAAATTAATTAATGGATTACCAAGTACCACTGCTTCGAGTATTCTAGGGTTAGGCTTAAGTGGAAGtagtaaaaataataacaacgCTAGTAAGTCTGGCGgcttttccaaaattaacTCGAGGAAATAA